The Pseudarthrobacter sulfonivorans genome includes a window with the following:
- a CDS encoding phage holin family protein has protein sequence MSSQIPEPPPSAARAKADNTSLGDLLGEVTRDLSTLMRQEVELAKAELKESASKAGRGGGMLAGAGVAGHFVLLFLSIALWIALGELMGLGWSAVVVAVIWGVIAAVLASIGRKELKTVRGMPQTAETLQEIPPTLKPGEVRR, from the coding sequence ATGAGCAGCCAGATACCTGAACCTCCCCCGTCGGCGGCGCGCGCGAAGGCGGACAACACCTCGTTGGGTGACCTGCTCGGTGAGGTGACCCGCGACCTGTCCACGTTGATGCGCCAGGAAGTGGAGCTTGCCAAGGCCGAACTCAAGGAATCCGCCAGCAAGGCCGGCAGGGGAGGTGGCATGCTGGCCGGCGCCGGCGTAGCTGGCCACTTCGTGCTGCTGTTCCTGTCGATCGCCCTCTGGATCGCGTTAGGCGAGCTGATGGGACTCGGCTGGTCCGCCGTCGTCGTCGCAGTCATCTGGGGCGTCATCGCCGCCGTCCTGGCCTCCATCGGCCGGAAGGAACTCAAGACTGTGAGGGGCATGCCCCAAACCGCTGAAACACTCCAGGAAATTCCCCCAACCCTAAAACCCGGTGAGGTAAGACGATGA
- a CDS encoding DUF3618 domain-containing protein, which produces MSDNPDDIRSDIEATRARLGTNVDAVADKVTPSNIVHRQTDKVKDAVFGVKERVMGTADDVTNRVHSGVHARTDSAGNALSDAGAAIGDAPHQMKAKTQGNPLAAGLIAFGAGLLLSSLIPASEKEREAADALKSAAEPLTTELAEAAKEMAEGLKEPAREAMENVKATAAGAAEHVKAEGQVAAADVKDRTVDARDHVQNT; this is translated from the coding sequence ATGAGCGACAACCCGGACGATATCCGTTCAGATATTGAGGCAACGCGCGCCCGCCTGGGCACGAACGTGGACGCGGTGGCGGACAAAGTGACGCCGTCTAACATCGTCCACCGCCAGACAGACAAGGTGAAAGACGCCGTCTTCGGAGTGAAGGAGAGAGTCATGGGAACAGCCGACGACGTCACCAACCGCGTGCACAGCGGAGTCCACGCCCGGACTGACAGTGCAGGCAATGCACTCAGCGATGCAGGCGCCGCCATTGGTGACGCTCCGCACCAGATGAAGGCCAAGACGCAGGGCAACCCGCTTGCTGCCGGCCTGATCGCGTTCGGCGCCGGCCTGCTTTTGTCCTCGCTGATCCCGGCGAGCGAGAAGGAACGCGAAGCAGCGGACGCCCTCAAGTCCGCCGCCGAACCGTTGACCACCGAGCTGGCCGAGGCCGCGAAGGAGATGGCTGAGGGTTTGAAGGAACCGGCGCGGGAAGCCATGGAGAATGTCAAAGCAACGGCAGCCGGCGCCGCCGAGCATGTTAAGGCCGAAGGTCAGGTTGCGGCAGCGGACGTCAAGGACCGCACTGTCGACGCCAGGGATCACGTCCAGAACACGTAA
- a CDS encoding YihY/virulence factor BrkB family protein — protein sequence MAAHDAPETSTAKAGSAPAPDDSRKPDSPSDVTKPSWKYIAKKTFREFTKDQCPDLAAALTYYAVLSLFPAMLALVSLIGLFGDPEKTTTALLEIVRGFAPAETVNTVSGPVEELANAPAAGLTLVIGLGTALWSASGYVGAFGRAMNRIYEVDEGRPFVKLRGTMLAVTLLAVVIVALLAGMLVLSGPVAEAVGDLIGLGGAFLTVWNIAKWPVMVALIIVIIAVLYYATPNVKQPKFKWMSLGSGIALFIFLLASLGFAFYVANFGNYNKTYGALGGVIVMLLWLWILNMSLLFGAEFDAEMERGRQLQAGIEAEETIQLPPRDTKKSEKMQEQEEDDIRRGRELRERHRNGADQAGSDASTGRDSDTRD from the coding sequence ATGGCCGCTCACGATGCACCCGAAACCAGCACCGCCAAGGCGGGCAGCGCTCCCGCACCCGACGACTCCCGGAAACCGGACAGCCCTAGCGACGTCACCAAACCGTCGTGGAAGTACATCGCCAAAAAGACGTTCAGGGAGTTCACCAAGGACCAGTGCCCGGACCTCGCGGCAGCCCTGACCTACTACGCAGTGCTCTCCTTGTTTCCTGCAATGCTCGCGCTCGTTTCCCTGATCGGCCTTTTCGGGGATCCCGAGAAAACAACCACGGCCCTGCTCGAAATCGTGCGGGGCTTCGCCCCTGCAGAGACGGTGAATACCGTCAGCGGCCCGGTTGAGGAATTGGCCAACGCACCTGCGGCAGGATTAACCCTTGTTATTGGCCTCGGAACAGCGCTGTGGTCCGCCTCGGGCTACGTTGGCGCCTTCGGCAGGGCGATGAACCGGATCTATGAAGTGGACGAGGGCCGTCCTTTCGTCAAGCTGCGCGGAACCATGCTGGCTGTTACGCTCCTCGCCGTAGTTATCGTGGCACTCCTGGCAGGCATGCTGGTGCTCAGCGGACCTGTGGCAGAGGCAGTCGGCGACCTGATCGGGCTCGGTGGCGCGTTCCTCACTGTCTGGAACATCGCGAAATGGCCGGTAATGGTGGCGCTCATCATTGTCATCATCGCGGTGCTCTACTACGCCACTCCCAACGTCAAGCAACCCAAGTTCAAATGGATGAGCCTTGGCTCCGGCATAGCCCTGTTTATTTTCCTGCTGGCCTCGCTCGGCTTCGCCTTTTATGTGGCCAACTTTGGCAATTACAACAAAACCTACGGCGCGCTCGGCGGTGTGATCGTCATGCTGCTCTGGCTGTGGATCCTGAACATGTCGCTGCTGTTCGGGGCAGAGTTCGACGCCGAGATGGAGCGGGGACGGCAGCTCCAGGCGGGAATCGAGGCTGAAGAAACCATCCAGCTTCCGCCGCGGGACACCAAGAAAAGCGAGAAGATGCAAGAGCAGGAAGAGGACGACATCCGGCGCGGCCGCGAGCTGCGTGAGCGCCACCGGAACGGCGCGGATCAGGCTGGATCGGACGCCAGCACGGGACGAGACAGCGACACGCGGGACTAG
- a CDS encoding glycosyltransferase, with translation MDRIAQVAVVIPVHNEEPHLARALAAVSAAADALQRSQSDTDVAIVVVLDACTDGSGAVAARFAAADRRITLLPVAFRNVGRSRRAGINLLLTGRLPYRAGADRVLAAGRVWLANTDADSCVPENWLLRQVELADGGADAVLGTVEPDPEGMDGELLRRWHARHPLREDHPHVHGANFGVRASAYVRAGGFPRQRSHEDRVLAARLRRYGYRITSTDTVRVVTSGRTEARAPQGFGAYLLALGMESAVAFER, from the coding sequence ATGGACAGGATCGCGCAGGTTGCCGTGGTTATTCCGGTCCATAACGAGGAACCCCACCTGGCACGTGCCCTGGCAGCGGTCAGTGCCGCAGCTGATGCCCTGCAGCGCAGCCAGTCGGATACAGACGTCGCCATCGTGGTGGTCTTGGACGCCTGCACGGACGGCTCAGGCGCCGTGGCGGCGCGTTTTGCGGCGGCGGATCGCCGCATCACCCTGCTGCCGGTCGCGTTCCGCAACGTGGGGAGGAGCCGGCGGGCAGGGATCAACCTGCTCCTCACAGGACGCCTGCCGTACCGTGCGGGGGCGGACCGCGTGCTGGCCGCCGGACGGGTATGGCTGGCAAATACCGACGCCGATTCCTGCGTTCCGGAAAACTGGCTCCTGCGCCAGGTGGAACTGGCTGACGGCGGCGCCGATGCAGTCTTGGGAACGGTGGAACCGGATCCGGAGGGCATGGACGGCGAACTCCTGAGGCGCTGGCACGCCCGGCATCCGTTGAGGGAGGACCACCCCCATGTGCATGGTGCGAACTTCGGTGTGCGGGCCTCTGCCTACGTTCGCGCGGGTGGCTTTCCCCGTCAGCGCTCGCACGAGGACCGGGTGCTGGCCGCACGGCTGCGCCGATACGGGTACCGAATTACTTCCACGGACACGGTCCGGGTAGTGACTTCCGGGCGGACCGAGGCCCGGGCGCCGCAGGGATTCGGCGCGTATCTGCTGGCCCTTGGTATGGAGTCCGCTGTGGCGTTCGAACGCTGA